A single window of Polaribacter sp. SA4-10 DNA harbors:
- a CDS encoding glycosyltransferase family 2 protein, translating into MNNLVSIITPSYNSSEFISLTIFSVKAQTYQNWEMIIVDDLSTDNSVEIIQSFMDNDKRIKLHKLSVNSGAGIARNKAIDLAKGDFIAFLDSDDLWFPNKLELQIKFMIDNNYNLTHTSYKVINERGEDLKKTIFCESKLDYHQMLSSNKIGCLTAIYNTAILGKIYMPEIRKRQDYALWLKILKIESFAYGFPDALASYRDRSNSISNNKIEMLKWNWSLYKEIEKLSYFRATYYTVCNIINKLLK; encoded by the coding sequence ATGAATAATCTAGTTTCAATAATTACACCAAGTTATAATTCATCAGAATTTATATCATTAACAATTTTCAGTGTTAAAGCACAAACATATCAAAATTGGGAAATGATAATTGTTGATGATCTTTCTACGGATAATAGTGTGGAAATTATTCAATCATTTATGGATAATGATAAGCGTATTAAGCTTCATAAACTTTCTGTAAATTCAGGAGCAGGTATTGCTAGAAATAAAGCGATAGATTTAGCAAAAGGTGATTTTATTGCTTTTTTAGATAGTGACGATTTATGGTTCCCAAATAAATTAGAACTTCAAATTAAATTTATGATTGATAACAATTATAATTTAACACATACTTCTTATAAAGTTATTAATGAACGAGGTGAAGATTTAAAAAAGACTATTTTTTGTGAATCTAAATTAGATTATCATCAAATGTTATCTTCAAATAAAATAGGATGTTTAACGGCAATTTATAATACAGCTATTTTAGGTAAGATTTATATGCCTGAAATAAGAAAAAGACAAGATTATGCTTTATGGCTTAAAATTTTAAAAATTGAAAGCTTTGCTTATGGGTTTCCAGATGCTTTAGCTAGTTATAGAGATAGAAGTAATTCGATATCTAATAATAAAATAGAAATGTTAAAATGGAATTGGAGTTTATATAAAGAAATTGAAAAATTATCTTATTTTAGGGCTACCTATTACACTGTCTGTAATATTATAAATAAATTGCTAAAATAA
- a CDS encoding exopolysaccharide biosynthesis polyprenyl glycosylphosphotransferase, producing the protein MLTTSLFLASNFLNFNYISFNNQFISYWLFLLYFYYLIFGEIFQSYNLNVSNNRYLVVRSIILTAFSTTIFYIFTPFISPILPTNRLQIIYFFLLLSLPIIIWRFIYMWLIFSPKYFKNVVFIGSSERIKKIIHKINKDNYHNIIAYISDKEINGITGFNDILTTKLSSIITPSYITEVVVSKSELSLSTINSLNKELILLFKQGVNIISYENFYEEVTSRVPKEYLSHNFYKYLNFSKSNSSRFYLFGLRFIDIVVSLLGVLVLIVLIPFLFIGNLFANRGSLFYNQERVGKNGKIFKIYKLRSMITNAEVNGAIWAKKNDTRITSFGKFLRNTRLDETPQFFNILKGEMSIIGPRPERPEFVKDLEEKIPFYAIRNVIRPGLTGWAQVNYPYANTIEEQEIKLRYDLYYIKERSAFLDFKILIKTITTVLLYRGQ; encoded by the coding sequence ATGTTGACAACGTCATTGTTTTTAGCTTCAAATTTTCTAAATTTTAATTATATAAGTTTTAATAATCAGTTTATCTCTTATTGGCTATTTCTACTTTATTTTTATTATTTAATCTTTGGTGAAATATTTCAATCATATAATTTAAATGTATCTAATAATAGGTATTTGGTCGTTAGAAGTATTATTCTAACAGCATTTTCAACAACTATATTTTATATTTTCACCCCATTTATATCGCCGATATTACCTACAAATAGGTTACAAATAATTTATTTTTTTCTACTACTTTCTTTGCCAATAATAATTTGGAGATTTATTTATATGTGGCTTATTTTTTCTCCAAAGTATTTTAAAAATGTTGTATTTATAGGTAGTTCAGAAAGAATAAAAAAAATAATTCATAAAATAAATAAAGATAATTATCATAATATAATAGCCTATATTTCAGATAAAGAAATAAATGGTATAACAGGTTTTAATGATATTTTAACTACAAAATTATCTTCTATTATTACTCCTAGTTATATTACAGAAGTTGTTGTTTCTAAAAGTGAATTATCATTAAGTACTATTAATTCTTTGAATAAAGAACTTATTTTATTGTTTAAACAAGGAGTTAATATTATTAGTTATGAAAATTTTTATGAAGAAGTAACATCTAGAGTACCAAAGGAATATTTAAGTCATAATTTTTACAAATATTTAAATTTCAGTAAAAGTAATAGTAGTAGGTTTTATCTTTTTGGTTTACGGTTTATTGATATCGTTGTTTCTCTTTTGGGGGTTTTAGTACTTATCGTTTTAATTCCATTTTTATTCATTGGAAATTTATTTGCTAACCGTGGTTCATTGTTTTATAATCAAGAAAGAGTGGGTAAAAATGGTAAAATTTTTAAGATTTATAAACTTAGATCCATGATAACTAATGCTGAAGTTAACGGTGCTATTTGGGCAAAAAAAAATGATACTAGAATTACATCTTTTGGTAAGTTTTTAAGAAATACCAGGTTAGATGAAACACCTCAATTTTTTAATATTTTAAAAGGTGAAATGAGTATTATAGGACCAAGACCAGAGAGACCCGAATTTGTAAAAGATTTAGAAGAAAAAATTCCATTTTATGCTATTAGAAACGTTATTAGACCTGGTTTAACAGGATGGGCTCAAGTTAATTACCCTTATGCAAATACAATTGAAGAGCAGGAAATTAAATTGCGATATGATTTGTATTATATAAAAGAAAGGAGTGCTTTTTTAGATTTCAAAATCTTAATAAAAACAATAACTACAGTCTTGTTATATAGAGGTCAGTAA
- a CDS encoding DUF4105 domain-containing protein → MIKKYLLLLFLISFITPIKAQLQLSVYSEVSIVTAGPGTELYEAFGHSAIRIKDPVLNLDLIYNYGMFDFNAPNFYTNFAKGKLIYSLARYDFKYFIASYNRDKRWLKQQVLDLTQEEKQKYFTFLENNANPQNANYLYDPYYDNCATKLRDITSLILGDKVVFKNDSLEKNLTLRALMDKEIYWNTWGSFGINLIAGTKLDKKATSLEYMYLPDYVYLGFKEASLFVKNQPKKLIKREDILLDYKENKPKIRLFNPFLMFSLFAVIGLFITYNDFKKGKRTKWLDFALFFITGLIGSVVIFLWFFSTHSTAPNNYNFLWAFAPNLIIAFVLLKDSKYKWIKKYFQVLSVLIIIIPIIWFTKVQQFPIAIIPLLFLLFTRYLFLSKR, encoded by the coding sequence ATGATAAAAAAATACCTTCTTTTACTCTTTCTAATTTCTTTTATTACCCCAATTAAAGCCCAGCTTCAACTTTCTGTTTACTCTGAAGTAAGCATTGTTACTGCTGGTCCTGGAACAGAATTGTATGAAGCCTTTGGTCATTCTGCAATTAGAATTAAAGATCCTGTTTTAAACTTAGATTTAATTTATAATTATGGAATGTTTGATTTTAATGCTCCAAATTTTTACACAAATTTTGCAAAAGGGAAACTAATATATAGTTTAGCACGTTATGATTTCAAATATTTTATAGCAAGCTACAACAGAGATAAACGCTGGTTAAAACAACAAGTTTTAGATTTAACTCAAGAAGAAAAACAAAAATATTTTACGTTTTTAGAAAATAATGCAAACCCACAAAACGCTAATTATTTATATGACCCATATTATGATAATTGCGCAACAAAATTACGAGATATTACTTCTTTAATATTAGGCGATAAAGTTGTTTTTAAAAATGATTCTTTAGAAAAAAACTTAACTCTTAGAGCGTTAATGGATAAAGAAATTTATTGGAATACATGGGGAAGCTTTGGAATAAATTTAATTGCAGGTACTAAACTAGATAAAAAAGCGACTTCATTAGAATATATGTACTTGCCAGATTATGTGTATTTGGGGTTTAAAGAAGCCTCATTATTTGTAAAAAATCAACCAAAAAAATTAATTAAAAGAGAAGATATACTCTTAGATTATAAAGAAAATAAGCCGAAAATTAGGTTATTTAATCCTTTTTTAATGTTTAGTCTTTTTGCTGTTATAGGTTTATTTATTACTTATAACGATTTTAAAAAAGGTAAAAGAACTAAATGGTTAGATTTTGCACTATTTTTTATTACTGGCTTAATAGGGAGTGTTGTTATTTTCTTATGGTTTTTTTCAACCCACTCTACAGCTCCAAATAATTATAATTTTTTATGGGCATTTGCACCAAATTTAATTATTGCTTTTGTACTACTTAAAGATAGTAAGTACAAATGGATTAAAAAGTACTTTCAAGTACTATCTGTTTTAATAATAATTATACCAATTATTTGGTTTACTAAAGTTCAACAATTTCCAATAGCAATAATTCCATTATTATTTTTACTCTTTACAAGGTATTTATTTTTGTCAAAAAGATAG
- a CDS encoding PorV/PorQ family protein gives MKYKILLFLFISPILLNAQAFRSYSNEFLTIGVDAAALGMSKSVVATSKGVNSIYWNPAGLIGIKDYQGSLMHASYFAGIANYNHAAFAMPIDAESALGISIIRFGVDDILNTTELIDSQGNIDFNRISLFSSVDYAFNVAYAKNLIFKDLKFGVNAKIVRRIIGDFASSWGFGFDVGIQFDRNDWKFGLMARDITTTFNSWAINEDEFNKIKDAIPGQNQELPETTEITKPKLQIGVARNWRIGRFFNLLTEVDLNMRFAKTNDIFSSDAVSIDPAAGFQLDFDEIVYLRAGVGNFQHITQFDNTKSLSLQPNFGVGFNYNGIQVDYALTNIGSVGNALYSNIFSITFDYSFFRP, from the coding sequence TTGAAATATAAAATTTTACTTTTTTTATTCATCTCTCCAATTCTTTTAAATGCCCAAGCATTTAGAAGTTATTCAAATGAATTTTTAACAATTGGCGTAGATGCAGCAGCTTTAGGAATGAGTAAATCTGTTGTTGCTACAAGTAAAGGAGTAAATTCGATTTACTGGAACCCTGCAGGATTAATTGGTATAAAAGACTACCAAGGTTCACTAATGCATGCTTCTTATTTTGCTGGTATTGCAAACTATAATCATGCTGCTTTTGCCATGCCTATTGATGCAGAAAGTGCTCTTGGAATCTCAATTATACGTTTTGGGGTTGATGATATCTTAAATACAACTGAGCTAATAGATAGTCAAGGAAATATCGATTTTAATAGAATTAGTCTTTTTTCATCTGTTGATTATGCTTTTAACGTTGCCTATGCTAAAAATTTAATTTTTAAAGATTTAAAATTCGGAGTAAACGCAAAAATTGTAAGAAGAATTATTGGAGATTTTGCTTCTTCTTGGGGTTTTGGTTTTGATGTTGGAATTCAGTTTGATAGAAATGATTGGAAATTTGGATTAATGGCAAGAGACATTACAACAACATTTAATAGTTGGGCAATTAATGAAGATGAATTCAATAAAATTAAAGATGCTATTCCTGGACAAAATCAAGAATTACCAGAAACAACAGAAATTACAAAACCAAAATTACAAATAGGAGTTGCTAGAAATTGGCGAATAGGACGTTTTTTTAATCTATTAACTGAAGTAGATTTAAATATGCGATTTGCAAAAACAAATGATATTTTTTCTTCGGATGCTGTTAGTATTGATCCAGCTGCTGGTTTTCAATTAGATTTTGATGAGATTGTTTACCTAAGAGCTGGTGTTGGTAATTTTCAGCATATAACTCAGTTTGATAATACAAAATCTCTTTCATTACAACCAAATTTTGGTGTAGGTTTTAATTATAATGGTATTCAAGTAGATTACGCATTAACAAATATTGGTAGTGTTGGTAACGCTTTATATTCAAATATTTTTTCAATAACTTTTGATTATAGTTTTTTTAGACCCTAG
- a CDS encoding YheT family hydrolase, with the protein MPLFNSDFSPTLPFKNGHFNTMYRPLFMKDTTNYQRKRITTWDHDFLDLDFSLIGSKTLAILIHGLEGSSASKYMTSTCNHLNSKGLDTVCFNLRSCSGEDNLLLSTYHSGKTEDVSFVINHLLENYDYENIIIIGFSLGGNLTLKYLGEYKDRLSSKIKGGISISVPVDIASSEKEMDKLKNKLYIEMFFKTLKNKILEKSHKFPEYNLDKDQLFKATKFKHLEYLYTAPVFGFKSPEDYWEKASSKPYLLSIDRPTLLINAKDDTFLAEECYPIEEAKESKFFHLEMPNYGGHVGFMSSFKPLENTWLENRISRFIKENIQIDIL; encoded by the coding sequence ATGCCTTTATTTAACTCAGATTTCTCTCCTACTTTACCTTTCAAAAATGGTCACTTTAACACAATGTACAGACCACTTTTTATGAAAGATACTACAAATTATCAGAGAAAAAGAATTACAACTTGGGATCATGATTTTTTAGATTTAGATTTCTCTTTAATCGGTTCTAAAACATTAGCCATATTAATTCATGGTTTAGAAGGAAGCTCAGCATCTAAGTACATGACCTCTACATGCAACCACTTAAATTCTAAAGGATTAGACACCGTGTGTTTTAATTTAAGAAGTTGTAGTGGAGAAGATAATTTATTGCTTTCTACTTATCATAGTGGAAAAACTGAAGATGTTAGTTTTGTAATAAACCACTTATTAGAAAATTATGACTATGAAAATATTATTATAATCGGATTTAGTTTAGGTGGAAATTTAACACTGAAATATTTAGGTGAGTATAAGGATCGTTTGTCTTCAAAAATAAAAGGTGGAATTTCAATTTCAGTTCCTGTAGATATTGCTTCTTCGGAAAAAGAAATGGACAAATTGAAAAATAAATTATATATAGAAATGTTTTTTAAAACTCTAAAAAACAAAATTTTAGAGAAGTCTCATAAATTTCCTGAATATAATTTAGATAAAGATCAATTATTTAAAGCTACTAAATTTAAACACCTAGAATATTTATATACTGCACCTGTTTTTGGTTTTAAAAGTCCAGAAGATTATTGGGAAAAAGCTAGCTCTAAACCTTATCTTTTAAGTATTGATAGACCAACACTTTTAATTAACGCAAAAGATGATACCTTTTTAGCAGAAGAATGTTACCCAATTGAAGAAGCAAAAGAGTCTAAATTCTTTCATCTAGAAATGCCTAATTATGGTGGTCATGTTGGTTTTATGTCATCATTTAAACCCTTAGAAAATACTTGGCTAGAAAACAGAATTTCACGTTTTATTAAAGAAAATATTCAGATTGATATTTTATAA
- a CDS encoding phosphatidylcholine/phosphatidylserine synthase, whose amino-acid sequence MNIKKHIPNLLTLGNLLSGTIATIFAVEGDFVFAGLFVVLGIIFDFLDGFVARILKVSGELGKQLDSLADMVTSGVVPGIIMFQLLKNRTEEIGDFSSDLNLQHYLPYLGLLLTLAACYRLAKFNIDTRQSDSFIGLPTPAMSLFVISLPLIVAYSNYSIITDLVQNNYFLITVTLILTYLMNAELPLFSLKFKDYSFKNNVMKYFFLITAIVLIIILKYISIPLIIVFYVLLSVISNYQVKRKL is encoded by the coding sequence ATGAATATCAAAAAACACATTCCTAATTTATTAACGCTAGGAAACCTTTTAAGCGGAACAATTGCAACTATTTTTGCTGTAGAAGGAGATTTTGTTTTTGCAGGACTTTTTGTGGTTTTAGGTATAATTTTTGATTTTTTAGATGGATTTGTTGCACGAATATTAAAAGTTTCTGGAGAACTAGGAAAACAATTAGATTCTTTAGCAGATATGGTAACAAGTGGTGTTGTTCCAGGAATTATAATGTTTCAATTGTTAAAAAATAGAACGGAAGAAATTGGTGATTTTTCTAGTGATTTGAACTTACAACACTATCTACCATATTTGGGTTTACTATTAACTTTAGCAGCTTGTTACAGATTGGCAAAATTTAATATTGATACAAGGCAATCGGATTCTTTTATTGGTTTACCAACACCTGCAATGAGTTTGTTTGTTATTTCTTTGCCTTTAATTGTGGCGTACTCTAACTATTCTATAATTACAGATCTGGTACAGAATAATTATTTTTTAATTACTGTAACACTTATTCTAACTTATTTAATGAATGCGGAATTGCCTTTATTTTCTTTAAAATTTAAGGACTATAGTTTTAAAAACAACGTAATGAAATACTTTTTTTTAATAACAGCTATCGTTTTAATTATTATATTAAAATACATTTCAATTCCGTTAATAATTGTGTTTTATGTATTGCTATCAGTAATAAGTAATTATCAAGTTAAAAGAAAATTATGA
- a CDS encoding ATP-binding protein has protein sequence MIEGPIPDNENERIEALKRYQVLDTISEKEYDDITRIASEICETPIALVSLVDTKRQWFKSHHGLDATETPRNVAFCAHAINTPDELFIIPDTSKDERFKDNPLSTGNPNVIFYAGAPLNTKEGFSLGTLCVIDNKPRTLTDGQKESLKSLSSLVISQFETRLRNRQLSEANNENLRLNKQLSEFAYRLTHDIKSAISGIKFLSEIIVEDYSDKLDNEGKTSLNLISSNSTYLYSLVEGILNFTTATNKEIVYENFNLKVVLENIKHLNNWENKYVINYIDCDISIKQSKIGFIQIFQNLLSNSIKFVEVGESIISISLEIESDFYKISYKNNSPVIEDKYHKKVFELFETLDKKKGVGIGLSTIGSIIERLGGSIKIVNLKDENLGVEFCIKVPIIKD, from the coding sequence ATGATTGAAGGACCAATTCCTGATAATGAAAATGAAAGAATTGAAGCTTTAAAACGATATCAGGTTTTAGATACTATATCAGAAAAAGAGTATGATGATATTACAAGAATAGCATCAGAAATTTGTGAAACTCCAATTGCTTTAGTTTCTTTAGTAGATACTAAAAGACAATGGTTTAAATCGCATCATGGATTAGATGCAACAGAAACGCCAAGAAATGTAGCATTCTGTGCTCATGCAATTAACACTCCAGATGAGTTATTTATTATTCCTGATACGAGTAAAGATGAACGTTTTAAGGATAATCCACTCTCAACAGGGAACCCAAATGTGATTTTTTATGCGGGTGCTCCTTTAAATACAAAAGAGGGTTTTTCTTTAGGAACTTTATGTGTTATAGATAATAAGCCAAGAACATTAACAGACGGTCAGAAAGAATCACTTAAATCGCTTTCAAGTCTAGTCATTAGTCAGTTTGAAACAAGACTAAGAAACAGGCAATTGTCTGAAGCAAATAATGAAAATTTAAGATTAAATAAGCAGCTAAGTGAATTTGCTTATAGGTTAACACATGACATCAAATCGGCAATAAGTGGCATAAAATTTCTTTCTGAAATAATAGTGGAAGATTATTCAGATAAATTAGATAATGAAGGAAAAACTTCACTTAATTTAATTTCTTCTAACAGTACTTATTTGTATTCTCTAGTTGAAGGAATATTGAATTTCACTACAGCTACAAATAAAGAAATAGTTTACGAAAACTTTAATCTAAAAGTAGTATTAGAAAATATTAAACATTTAAATAATTGGGAGAATAAATATGTAATTAATTATATTGATTGTGATATTTCTATAAAACAATCAAAAATAGGTTTTATTCAAATTTTTCAAAACTTGCTATCTAATAGCATAAAGTTTGTAGAAGTTGGTGAATCAATTATCTCTATTTCTTTAGAAATTGAATCTGATTTTTATAAAATATCTTATAAAAATAATAGCCCAGTAATAGAGGATAAATATCATAAAAAAGTATTTGAACTTTTTGAAACACTAGACAAGAAAAAAGGTGTAGGAATTGGTTTGTCTACTATAGGTTCAATTATAGAAAGACTAGGAGGAAGTATTAAAATAGTAAATTTAAAAGACGAAAATTTAGGAGTAGAATTTTGTATAAAAGTTCCTATAATTAAAGATTAA
- the lptB gene encoding LPS export ABC transporter ATP-binding protein: MILRAENIQKIYGSRKVVQGISLEVKQGEIIGLLGPNGAGKTTSFYMIVGMIKPNAGKIFLNEEEITDDAMYKRAQKGIGYLAQEASVFRKLSVEENIMSVLQFTDLSKKEQKVKLESLIEEFNIGHVRKNRGDLLSGGERRRTEIARCLASDPKFILLDEPFAGVDPIAVEDIQSIVAHLKDRNIGILITDHDVQATLAITDKTYLMYNGSILKEGTPEELAADEMVRKVYLGKDFELKKKKYF; this comes from the coding sequence ATGATATTAAGAGCAGAAAATATTCAAAAAATATATGGAAGCAGAAAAGTTGTACAAGGCATTTCTTTGGAAGTTAAGCAAGGTGAAATTATTGGACTTTTAGGTCCAAATGGAGCTGGAAAAACTACATCTTTCTATATGATTGTTGGTATGATTAAACCAAATGCTGGTAAAATCTTCTTAAATGAAGAAGAAATTACTGATGATGCCATGTACAAGCGTGCGCAAAAAGGAATTGGTTATTTGGCTCAAGAAGCATCTGTTTTTAGAAAACTATCTGTAGAAGAAAACATTATGTCTGTTTTACAATTCACAGATTTATCAAAAAAAGAACAGAAGGTTAAACTAGAATCTTTAATTGAAGAGTTTAATATAGGTCATGTTCGTAAAAATAGAGGAGATTTATTATCTGGTGGAGAAAGAAGAAGAACAGAAATTGCACGTTGTTTAGCTTCTGATCCAAAATTTATTTTATTAGATGAACCTTTTGCAGGTGTAGATCCTATTGCTGTTGAAGATATACAAAGTATTGTAGCCCATTTAAAAGACAGAAATATTGGTATTTTAATTACAGATCATGATGTACAAGCTACTTTAGCTATTACAGATAAAACCTATTTAATGTATAATGGAAGTATCTTAAAAGAAGGAACTCCAGAAGAATTAGCTGCAGATGAAATGGTTAGAAAGGTATACTTAGGTAAAGATTTTGAGCTAAAAAAGAAAAAATATTTTTAA
- a CDS encoding carboxymuconolactone decarboxylase family protein, with translation MNKKTQEFNDYRQKMNDKILSSDNKIIKRIFNLDTNAFAEGHLPSKTKELLGLVASAVLRCDDCIAYHLETAHKNGVTKEEMMETMSIATLVGGTILIPHLRRAVEFWDALEE, from the coding sequence ATGAACAAAAAAACACAAGAGTTTAATGATTATCGTCAGAAAATGAACGATAAGATTTTATCTTCTGATAATAAAATTATAAAAAGAATATTTAATTTAGATACTAACGCATTTGCAGAAGGTCATTTACCTAGTAAAACAAAAGAGCTTCTAGGTTTAGTGGCTTCTGCAGTTTTACGTTGTGATGATTGTATTGCATATCATTTAGAAACGGCACATAAAAATGGAGTAACGAAAGAAGAAATGATGGAAACGATGTCTATTGCTACTTTAGTTGGAGGAACTATTTTAATTCCTCATTTAAGAAGAGCTGTAGAATTTTGGGATGCTTTAGAAGAATAG
- the tatC gene encoding twin-arginine translocase subunit TatC, whose protein sequence is MAEQKNEMSFLGHLEELRWHLVRSAAAIFIIAILLFVFQKEVYDNFLLAHRRADFVTYQFFCDFFTFFGFDSTFCNVEFKDNLISLKPTQQLMNAIWSSLILGIIISFPYLLWEIWRFISPGLTSKEVNKSRGFIFIASFLFFCGIAFSFYVIAPISIHFLYNYQITDLIQNNFTMDSHIGLVTNMLLGVSILFELPVLVFFLTKIGLVTPEFLKKYRKHSLVVVLILAAIITPPDIASQIIVAIPILILYEISIKVSKMVIKKQQKNEQKNTRV, encoded by the coding sequence ATGGCAGAACAAAAAAACGAAATGTCCTTTTTAGGTCATCTAGAAGAATTAAGGTGGCACTTAGTAAGAAGTGCAGCAGCAATTTTTATCATCGCAATTTTATTATTTGTATTTCAAAAAGAAGTTTATGATAACTTTTTACTAGCACATAGAAGAGCTGATTTTGTTACCTATCAGTTTTTTTGCGATTTTTTTACTTTTTTTGGCTTTGATAGTACATTCTGTAATGTAGAATTTAAAGATAACCTTATTAGTTTAAAACCAACTCAGCAATTAATGAACGCTATTTGGTCTTCGTTAATTTTAGGTATTATTATTTCATTCCCTTACTTATTATGGGAAATCTGGAGGTTTATTTCTCCTGGTTTAACATCAAAAGAAGTTAATAAATCTAGAGGTTTTATTTTTATAGCCTCCTTTTTATTTTTCTGCGGAATTGCGTTTAGTTTTTATGTAATTGCACCAATTTCAATTCACTTTTTATATAATTATCAAATTACAGATTTAATTCAGAATAACTTTACAATGGACTCTCATATAGGTTTAGTTACCAATATGTTATTAGGAGTTTCTATTCTTTTTGAATTGCCTGTTTTAGTTTTCTTTTTAACAAAAATAGGATTAGTTACTCCTGAGTTTTTAAAGAAATATAGAAAACATTCATTAGTAGTTGTATTAATATTAGCAGCTATTATAACACCACCAGATATTGCAAGTCAAATAATTGTAGCAATTCCTATTCTTATTTTATATGAAATAAGTATTAAAGTATCGAAAATGGTGATTAAAAAACAACAAAAAAATGAACAAAAAAACACAAGAGTTTAA
- a CDS encoding SIS domain-containing protein encodes MKNYNTIIDTAKKTILIESNAIANLANLIDVNFENAIKFILNSNGRVIVTGIGKSANIATKIVATFNSTGTPAIFMHAADAIHGDLGNVQKEDVVICISKSGNTPEIKVLVPLIKNYGNKIIAITGNIDSFLGKNADFPLNTFVEKEACPNNLAPTTSTTAQLVMGDALAVCLLDLKGFSSKDFAKYHPGGALGKRLYLRASDLIKNNQLPKVEENDSIVKVIVEISEKRLGVTAVLKDEKIIGIITDGDIRRMLNKTTDINHFTAKDIMGKNPKTLHQDSMAIEALDTLENNSITQILVVDDAKKYVGVVHLHDLIKEGIF; translated from the coding sequence TTGAAAAATTACAACACAATTATTGATACTGCCAAAAAAACTATTTTAATAGAAAGCAACGCTATTGCTAATTTAGCTAATTTAATTGATGTTAATTTTGAAAACGCAATTAAATTCATATTAAATTCTAACGGAAGAGTAATTGTTACTGGAATTGGAAAAAGTGCAAATATAGCTACTAAGATAGTAGCTACTTTTAACTCTACAGGAACTCCCGCTATTTTTATGCATGCTGCAGACGCAATTCATGGAGATTTAGGAAATGTTCAAAAAGAAGATGTAGTAATCTGTATTTCTAAAAGTGGTAACACACCAGAAATTAAAGTTTTAGTTCCGTTAATTAAAAACTACGGAAATAAAATTATTGCAATTACAGGAAATATAGACTCTTTTTTAGGAAAGAATGCTGATTTTCCTTTAAACACTTTTGTAGAAAAAGAAGCTTGTCCTAATAATTTAGCGCCAACAACAAGTACAACAGCACAACTTGTTATGGGAGATGCTTTAGCTGTTTGTTTGTTGGATTTAAAAGGATTTTCAAGTAAAGATTTTGCAAAATATCATCCGGGAGGAGCGTTAGGTAAGCGTTTATATTTAAGGGCTTCAGATTTAATTAAAAACAATCAATTACCAAAAGTTGAAGAAAATGACAGTATTGTTAAGGTAATTGTAGAAATTTCTGAAAAAAGATTAGGAGTTACAGCTGTTTTAAAAGATGAAAAAATAATTGGTATTATTACAGATGGAGACATTAGAAGAATGCTAAATAAAACAACAGATATCAATCATTTTACAGCAAAAGATATAATGGGTAAAAACCCAAAAACATTACACCAAGATTCAATGGCTATTGAGGCTTTAGACACTTTAGAAAATAATAGTATTACTCAAATATTAGTTGTTGATGATGCTAAAAAATATGTTGGTGTAGTTCATTTACATGATTTAATTAAAGAAGGAATTTTCTAA